The Horticoccus luteus DNA window TTGGCGGCGAACTCATTCGCTTCATGTATAACCTCCGCCTTCATCTTGCTGGCGTTCCCGAATATGCCGCCCTTGTCCGTGCGCGAGATAAAGTATGTGTCTGGCGAAATCTGCACGACGCCGGGATTGGCGCAACCGGCTAAAATCAGGGAACAGCATGCTAGAAACGTGAGGACTAAGGGTTTCATAATTCTTCTGCCGATGTTATAGGTGAGACGCGAGGGGGCGCAGCCACCTCGTTGTCTGTGCCGTCTTGTTCGCCCTCTGCCGGTTTTCGCAAAGATGTCAGCCGATCAAACTGATCAGGCGACATGTGAGAAATAACATGAATAGCCGACTTTCCCTCTATCAACCCCCTAATCTTCTTTCTGATCTGGTGCTGATCCTCCTCAATCTCTCCATAACCCTTTGGATAATAAGATGAACTCTTTATATGGCCCTTATCAAATTCGTAACCTAAGCATTCCGCCATGTCGTGAAGAAGATCTACGAGCAATTCTGCTCGCCGATGATTCCATGACTCAGGTGGGTAGCTGTGGTCGCCGAGATGCGCGTGATACAGCTTCCATGCCGACACCACTCGCTTTTCTTCCGCGCCTCGATGATCGAACTCGATGTCTATCAGATTCAATGCCTCAACGTGCGTCGGAGACAGTGATGAAGCGCGAGTCGCCATCAGCGTGCGGAACACATGAATCTGCCGATCACGCTTTTCTTTCTTCAGGCGTAGACCTTCCGTCACGCGAACTGCGAGGTAAGGCCCTGCAAACACCGCGAGAATCATCACGAGGTCGGTCGCTCTGGCGGTCCAATCTATGGCCAATGCTGCGATCATGGTTTTCTTCGGCGAACAATGTATTCACCCTTACCCGATTGCCTTACCCGAAAGGGGCTCATGGGAATAGACATGCACACAACGCTCGGAGTATCAATACTTGCGCAGCTTGGGTAAGTTTTTTCGTCCTAGGCGGGGCACGTTCGTGCGGAATCGACGAAATGCTGAGGCGTTCCGCCACACGAGCCGCGCGGACGGCAGGGATCAAACGAAACGCTGACGCGTTCCGGCACTCGACTGACGCGGACTGAGACCGATAGCGCGAAATGCTCACGCGTTCCGATACAGGACCGGGCGGACCAGCGCCAAAAAGGCGTCCCTCAATCCTCGTGGCGCACGCGCGCGAGTTTCGGCGGCGCCACCATCAACGCTTCGATCACCGCCGCGAGGCGCGCCGGATCGCCGGCAATCTTCACATACGCCTGCGCGCTCCCGTCCGTCTCCACCCAGTTACTATTTCCGTCCGCCGCCAATTCCACACGCCCACCGCGCACGAGCGTCCAAAATTCTTTCTCCGACCCACGCACCGTATAAAGCGCCGCCGCTTGGTCATAGCTCGGCTTGCCCTTTTCGATCGCCGCCGGCCCGTGACTCAAAAACTGGTAACGCGTCTCGAACGCGCGGCGCACCGGATTGTGTTTCGCCACCGATTTGAGTCCGGCTCCCGTAATGAGAACCCGCCCCACTTCGTCGCCCTGCCAGATAATCTCTCCCGGCCACTCCGCCACCACGATGCGCGCCGGCTCGGGATGCGTGGCGATGTTCGTCTCCGGCTTCGACGACACAGGAAATTCGCCCGCCATGACCACCAGCCGATGCACCTTCTGCCGCACGAGGTCCGGCGCCGCCCGCCACAACGCCGCGAGATTCGAGAACGATCCAATGCTGCAAATTGTCACGCTGCCGTCCGGCTGCGCCTGCAGCGTTTCCCGATACACCTTCAACGCGTCCGGCATCGCGTCGTCCGGCCCCGCGTGATGCGGAAACTCGTCGCGCAACACCGTGGTAAACGTGCTCCGCCGCCGCAGCGCTGTCGGCGCCTGCTTGTCCGTGCCGATCGGAATATCCCCGCGCCCGTAGTAAGTATTGATTACGTCAACCGCCGCCGCCGAAGCGTTCGTCAAATCCCGGCGATTCGTCACGACGGCCAGGATCCGGCACTCGCCGCGATCCGCCAGCGCATGCAACACCGCGAGCGCACCCACATCGTCGCAATCCCCCGACATGTCGGTGTCGAGGATCACCGCCACCGGAGCCGCCGCGGGCCCCGCCGGCGCAACGGCGCAAAGCCCGCCGCACGCGAAGATCAACATCGCCAGCCGTCCGGCCGTCGCAGCCGCCACGCGCAAAAACCAAAATCGCCAAAGCGTCATCCCTCATCGCTGAGCACTATCATCGATTCCGCCAACTGTATACACCGCGCAGATTCATCTGGCCGACGCAAAATGCTGCTTCCGCCGCTGGCCGGCCTCCTCTTCACATTCTGCTGCGTCTCCGCTCAGGCACCCGATTTTTCGCCTCGATTCACTTCCGGCGGGTTCTCACGCTTCGCGATAATTCCAGCCTGTTCTTAATGTTGAAATTCCTCACCCCATCCGGCCGCGCCGCCGCCGTCTTATTCGTCGCCCTTGTCTCGCTCTGCCCGGCGCGGCTCCCTGCCGCCCACCAATGGCAGCCACCCGATCCGGCCGAACTCGCCGCCTCGGTCCCCCGGGTCGATCCCGACGCCGGCGCGGAGATTCTCCTCCGCGAAGTCACGGAAACCGACGAGGACAACACGATCCCGCAACGCACCGTTTACGTGCGCGCCAAAGTCTATTCCGAACGCGGCCTCGCCCAACTCGCCAAGGTCGAAATCCAATATGATAAGTCGAGTTCCATCCGGGAGATTGCCGCCCGCACCATTCTTCCGGATGGCACGATCATACCGCTGCGGCCGGATGAAATTTTCGATCGCGAGGTTCTAAAAACCGGCAGCGAGCGCGTGAAGGTGAAATCATTTGCGCCTCCCGGCCTGGTGCCCGGCAGCATGGTCGAATATTTCTATCGTGAGCAAATGGACTATTTGCCCCGCACTCGCGTGTTTTCCCTCCAAGCCGACCTGCCGACGCAGTGCGTTCGCTTCCATATCCGGCCGAACAACTATCACGACCTCCAAGCCCTGTTCTTCAATTGCGCCCAGCAAAATTTCGCGGCCGACAAAAACGATTTCCGCCACCTCGAGCTGACCAATGTGCCCGCGCGTTTGAACGAGCCCTTCGCTCCGCCCGCGCTCGAAATTGAACCCACCGTACTCATTTACGATAACGTCATGTTCTTCGGCGCCACTTCCTTGCCGTGGACCGAACGCGGCAAGCTTCTCCAATACTGGGTCGATAAGTTGCTCAAACCCACCAAACGGCTCAAGGCCGTCGCGGAGAAACTTACGACCCCGCAGGATTCCGCCCAGGACCGGATCACGAAGTTTTACAACTATTGCCGCACTCAGATTGTAAATCGCGACGACGACACCGCCGGATTTACCGACAAGCAGCGCGACAAGTTGCCGCCCAATATCGACCCCGATAAGACGCTGAAACTCGGCCACGGCGTCACGCAGGATATTAACCTGCTCTTCGCCGCCCTCGCTCGCACCACCGGACTCGACGTGCGGCTGGCGCTGACGGGGGACCGCAGTTTTATCTTTCCCACCCCTGCACTCACCGAAGCGTTTGCACTGCCGAAGCTGATTGTGGCCATCCATGTCGGAGCGGATTGGACCTACTTCGATCCCGGCAATCGCTACCTCGCTCCGGGGCAACTCGATTGGAATAATTCCGACATCCAGGCCGTCATCGCCGACGCGGACAACGGCCAGATTGAGCGCGTGCCGGGCGTGCCTGCGGAGGACTCTATCCGTCATCGCACGGGCACCTTCAACCTCGATCCCGAGGGCAATCTCGACGGTGATGTGCACGTTGACTACTCCGGCCTTTGGGAGGTCGAGATGAAGAACACGCTGGACGCTCAGACCCCCGACGAACGCGCCACGACGATCAAAAACGAAATCGTGGACGTGTTACCGCTCGCGGAAGTCACGAGCATCGCAGTCGAGGGCGCCGCCGATCCCTTGGGTCGGCTCACCGTCCGCTATCACCTGCGGGTGCCCCACTACGCCGAGCGCACCGGCTCGCGCCTGTTCGTCCAACCCGCCGTGTTCCAAAAGGGAGCTGCGGCGGTCT harbors:
- a CDS encoding DUF6680 family protein, giving the protein MIAALAIDWTARATDLVMILAVFAGPYLAVRVTEGLRLKKEKRDRQIHVFRTLMATRASSLSPTHVEALNLIDIEFDHRGAEEKRVVSAWKLYHAHLGDHSYPPESWNHRRAELLVDLLHDMAECLGYEFDKGHIKSSSYYPKGYGEIEEDQHQIRKKIRGLIEGKSAIHVISHMSPDQFDRLTSLRKPAEGEQDGTDNEVAAPPRVSPITSAEEL
- a CDS encoding DUF3857 and transglutaminase domain-containing protein, whose product is MLKFLTPSGRAAAVLFVALVSLCPARLPAAHQWQPPDPAELAASVPRVDPDAGAEILLREVTETDEDNTIPQRTVYVRAKVYSERGLAQLAKVEIQYDKSSSIREIAARTILPDGTIIPLRPDEIFDREVLKTGSERVKVKSFAPPGLVPGSMVEYFYREQMDYLPRTRVFSLQADLPTQCVRFHIRPNNYHDLQALFFNCAQQNFAADKNDFRHLELTNVPARLNEPFAPPALEIEPTVLIYDNVMFFGATSLPWTERGKLLQYWVDKLLKPTKRLKAVAEKLTTPQDSAQDRITKFYNYCRTQIVNRDDDTAGFTDKQRDKLPPNIDPDKTLKLGHGVTQDINLLFAALARTTGLDVRLALTGDRSFIFPTPALTEAFALPKLIVAIHVGADWTYFDPGNRYLAPGQLDWNNSDIQAVIADADNGQIERVPGVPAEDSIRHRTGTFNLDPEGNLDGDVHVDYSGLWEVEMKNTLDAQTPDERATTIKNEIVDVLPLAEVTSIAVEGAADPLGRLTVRYHLRVPHYAERTGSRLFVQPAVFQKGAAAVFVKPDRKTNLIYKYRFTESDKMSIKPPEGYTLEAGNAPANLDLGEAASYRVSLGVTKKTHTIIYQREFAQHIMYLPRENYAAWKQALDEIRTRDGHTLSLRRPAPAAAETPPADAATQPASAAPTGL
- a CDS encoding nucleoside hydrolase; the protein is MAAATAGRLAMLIFACGGLCAVAPAGPAAAPVAVILDTDMSGDCDDVGALAVLHALADRGECRILAVVTNRRDLTNASAAAVDVINTYYGRGDIPIGTDKQAPTALRRRSTFTTVLRDEFPHHAGPDDAMPDALKVYRETLQAQPDGSVTICSIGSFSNLAALWRAAPDLVRQKVHRLVVMAGEFPVSSKPETNIATHPEPARIVVAEWPGEIIWQGDEVGRVLITGAGLKSVAKHNPVRRAFETRYQFLSHGPAAIEKGKPSYDQAAALYTVRGSEKEFWTLVRGGRVELAADGNSNWVETDGSAQAYVKIAGDPARLAAVIEALMVAPPKLARVRHED